The Apibacter raozihei DNA segment CATTATATACGTCTTTTTCATCAAGAAATTCTTGTTCCAAAGGTAAAATATTATTATTCAGAGATTTAATATAATGAATATTATTGGAAATATTCCAGCTTCTGATATTTGTTCCGTTAAATGAATGAGCCGATGGTCCTATTCCTATATAAGCTTTAGAATTCCAATAGGAAGTGTTATGCTTTGAAAAATATCCTTTTTTACCAAAATTCGAAAATTCGTATTGGATAAAATCATTATTATAAAGTATTTTTCTTAATAATTCAAACTGTTTGAGTTGACGGTCTTCATCAATATCTGGTAATTTCCCTTTTTTTATAAGCGATTCAAAAGCTGTCTTGGGTTCCACTGTTAAAGCATAGGATGAAATATGAGGAATATTTAATTGTATTGCTTTTTGTAAATTATCAATCCAAATTTGATTAGAAGTACTTTGGCCTCCATAAATGAGATCTATAGTAATGTTATTTAATCCTATATTCTGTGCCCTCATGATAGATTTTTCCGCTTCAAAAGATGAATGGGAACGATTCATTAGTTTTAGGTCATAATCATTAAACGATTGTATACCAATACTTAAACGATTTATAGGAGTTTCATTTTTTAAAAAAAGTAAGAAATCAGAAGTAAGATCCTCAGGATTGGACTCTAAAGTTATTTCTTGTAATTCTGAAATTGAATAATGAGAATGCAGGGTGTTAAATATCGAGTATAATTCATTTTTTGAAAGAAGGGAAGGAGTTCCTCCACCAAAATATAAAGTCTCAATTTTAATATTTTTAAATTCGTCTTTCCTTAAAAATAATTCCTTTTCTATAGCTTTTACTAGTTGAGGCTTAAAGTCTAACTGAGTTGAAAAATGAAAATTACAATAATTACATTTTTTATGACAAAAAGGAATGTGGATATAAAGTCCTGACATGGAAATATGATGCTCTAAAAATATTAAGAAACAAAAATACAACAAGATTATAAGTTGAACCATTTTTTAGTAAATTTAAAGAGAGAATTTTTTCAAGTTTATAATGGAAATAATATTAATGTGATTTATTTCAACCTGAAAATTTGAATAAATCTTAGTGAATTGGCCGGAATTTTGATCAGATTTATCTAAAATACAAATATGAGTGAATACGAATTAATTGATAATACTGAAAATAATCAGTATGAAATACAGATTGGTAGGTTTACTCCCAGAATAGAATATATAAAGACAGATGATGAAATATATCTTACTCACACAGAAGTTCCGATGGAATTAGAAGGAAGAGGAGTAGGATCCGGATTTTTGGAACAGGTACTAATAGATATTGATAAGCAGGGATTAAGACTTGTACCTATGTGTCCGTTTGTAGCAGGCTATTTAAAAAAGCATCCTGAATGGAAACGGTTGGTTGTTAAATAATTAGTATTAGAATCCTTGCCCGGAAATTATATTTTCCAGTTCACTATACTGAGCTGTATTGTTTTTTATTGAAATAATGTAAATAGTTTTATCTTTTAGAAAAATAAAAATCCAGTTTTGTGTTTTTTTTATTTGTTTAATTTCACGCCAGTAGATTATTTGAGAAAATGTTTCTCCATCAATATTGATATTCTCATTAGTAAAATTATATTTTATTTTTTCAGTAAACTCAATATTGGAATTAATTTGTTTATAAATCGTATAATATACAAGCAATGGATTGATAACTAAGAAAAAAGAAGAAAAATATAAATAATATACTGGAGTTTTTTCTAAGCCTTCTATATTTACATTAAATAAATACATTACCAATAATAAAAGTCCGATAAAACAAAAAATTAGAAATGATGTTTTTTTATAAAATAAATTTAAGATTAAATATTTATACTCTTTAGCAGATATTTGACTTTCAACTAACATTTTTATTGTAAAAATATTAATTTTTTAATTAGTTTATAAATATATTAACATTTAAAACTAAATACATTTTAAACCTCTGTCAATATATGCATCATGATCAAAGAATATTTATTAAAAAAACTATAACTTCGTATTATTATAATTATTAATAACAATATAATGAACATAACAGATTTATTCAATTCAGATTTAGGAAAACAAATAATAGAAGGAATAGGACAAAAAACAGGAACAACAGAAAAAGAAACATCTTCTGTTATAGCCTCAGCTGTTCCTGCTTTACTCGGAGCATTACAAAATAATGCAACTTCCACTGATGGGGCAAATGGAATACTAGGAGCTTTAACATCTTCTAACCACAGCGGTAGTATATTAGATAATCTTTCAGGTTTCTTTACAGGATCAGACAATTCTGATGGAAAAGGAATTTTAGGACATATATTTGGCAGCCAGCAAAAAGAGCTTGAAGAAAGTATAAGTTCCAGAACTGGAGTTTCTTCAGGAAAAGTTTCTCAGATTTTAATTCTTTTAGCACCAATAGTGATGGGGTATTTAGGAAAACTGACTCAAAAAAACAATGTTGAAAATACAGGCGGACTTACAGATATGTTAAGCGGTATGTTGGGAGGAACTGCAGGAAGTAGCATTTTAAGTAAAATATTAGATCAAAACGGGGATGGTAAATTAGGATTGGATGATTTAGGTAGTTTTCTTTCAGGAGATAAAAAAGAAGGATTAGGGGGGATTTTTGGAAAAATTTTTGGAAAATAACACTTATATAAATAGTAATGATAAAGCCGGCATATTGCCGGCTTTGTTGTTGAAGAATTACTAAGGTGTATGTAATAAAGATATGAATAGAAGCATATTAAGACTCGCTATACCCAATATTATATCAAATTTATCAGTACCCTTGCTTGGAATGGTAGATATGTTTATCGCTGGACATTTAACCGATGAAAACTATATAGGAGCTATAGCAATCGCATCCATTATATTTAATTTTATTTACTGGGGCTTTTCTTTTTTAAGAATGGGAACCAGTGGATTTGCAGCTCAAGCCTATGGTAAACAAAATAGAAATGAGCAAACAGAAGTGCTTATACGTTCTTTATATCTTGCTCTTTTAGCTGGAATAATTATTATTGCATTACAAGGAATGATTGCATTAGTAAGCTTTTATTTATTGAATGTAGATGAAAATATCAAAATACGGACTAAACAATATTTTGATATTTATATTTGGTCTGCACCAGCAGTATTAATTTTATTTAGCTTAAATGGCTGGTTTATAGGTATGCAAAATTCTAAAATTCCTATGGTAATAACTATAGCTATTAACAGTCTTAATATCTTGCTATCATTTCTTTTTGTTTATCAATGGAAACTTGAAATAAGAGGTATTGCTTATGCTTCATTAATAGCTCAATATACAGGGATGGTTACCTATTTACTTATTTGTAAATTCAGATATAAACATTGGTTAGAAAACATAAGCCTAAAAAAAATATCATCCATTAGTTCATTTATTCCATTTTTAAAAGTAAATAGAGATATCTTTATCAGAACTTTAGCATTATTATCGGTTAGTTCATTTTTTATGTATGCTTCATCAAAACAAGGAAATCTTATTTTATCTGCCAATGCCTTACTCATGCAGATGTTTGTTTTATTTTCATATATCATGGATGGATTTGCATATGCAGCAGAATCCTTGACAGGAAAATTTGTTGGAGCAAATAAGTTTACATCCCTTAAACAGCTTATAAATAAGCTTTTAATATGGTCATTTACAATAGCTATAATATTTACACTACTTTATACATTTTCTTTAACTCACTTACTTTCATTTTTTACGGATAAAGCCAGCTTACTTGAAATATGTTACCAATACCGTTGGTGCGTAATTTGTATACCTTTAGCAGGATTTTTAGCTTTTGTTTGGGATGGAATATTTGTTGAGGCTACTGCCTCCAGGCAAATGAGAAATTCTATGCTCATATCCGTATCTATCTTTTTTGTATGCTACTATGGATTAGATAAATATCAGAATAATCATACACTATGGTTTTCTTTCTTGCTATATCTTTTATCAAGAGGTTTAATTCAATCATATATAGCCAAAAGATTTTTGTTTGTTTTATGATTAATTAACAATTAATATCAAAATAATATGTTAATTGAATATATTAAACAACTATAGATTTAATATAATTAAATATAATGCTTCTTAATATTAAAAAAAAAGTAAAAATTTATTTATATTTGTGTTGAATTCTCTATCAAAATAATAAATTATATCTATGAACTTATTAAAATTCGTTTTATTATTTAGCCTGCTACCCTTTTTTTTGTTAACAATAAGTTGTAAAAATAAAAATTGTATAAACGTTAATACGAATACATTACACTGTTTTAATGAACTTGATAATAAAATATTAAGAGACTCTATCTCACATATTAACTTTGCGAGAGAAATAAACTGTTTTAAATGGGATTCATTAGAAATTGGTATGCGAAGTTCTTATCTGGATTATCCATGCATGAATTTTAAACTGGTAGACATAGATCCTCAAAAGAATGTATGGGTGAAAGGAAGAGAAATAGAAGAGCATATGGATAGTTAT contains these protein-coding regions:
- a CDS encoding MATE family efflux transporter, whose translation is MNRSILRLAIPNIISNLSVPLLGMVDMFIAGHLTDENYIGAIAIASIIFNFIYWGFSFLRMGTSGFAAQAYGKQNRNEQTEVLIRSLYLALLAGIIIIALQGMIALVSFYLLNVDENIKIRTKQYFDIYIWSAPAVLILFSLNGWFIGMQNSKIPMVITIAINSLNILLSFLFVYQWKLEIRGIAYASLIAQYTGMVTYLLICKFRYKHWLENISLKKISSISSFIPFLKVNRDIFIRTLALLSVSSFFMYASSKQGNLILSANALLMQMFVLFSYIMDGFAYAAESLTGKFVGANKFTSLKQLINKLLIWSFTIAIIFTLLYTFSLTHLLSFFTDKASLLEICYQYRWCVICIPLAGFLAFVWDGIFVEATASRQMRNSMLISVSIFFVCYYGLDKYQNNHTLWFSFLLYLLSRGLIQSYIAKRFLFVL
- the hemW gene encoding radical SAM family heme chaperone HemW; translation: MVQLIILLYFCFLIFLEHHISMSGLYIHIPFCHKKCNYCNFHFSTQLDFKPQLVKAIEKELFLRKDEFKNIKIETLYFGGGTPSLLSKNELYSIFNTLHSHYSISELQEITLESNPEDLTSDFLLFLKNETPINRLSIGIQSFNDYDLKLMNRSHSSFEAEKSIMRAQNIGLNNITIDLIYGGQSTSNQIWIDNLQKAIQLNIPHISSYALTVEPKTAFESLIKKGKLPDIDEDRQLKQFELLRKILYNNDFIQYEFSNFGKKGYFSKHNTSYWNSKAYIGIGPSAHSFNGTNIRSWNISNNIHYIKSLNNNILPLEQEFLDEKDVYNEKIMLGLRTQWGININSVLDNFSKKIVSHFLKETEFLKQERLILTNSNSLMINPEYLFQTDGIISRLFFID
- a CDS encoding DUF937 domain-containing protein is translated as MNITDLFNSDLGKQIIEGIGQKTGTTEKETSSVIASAVPALLGALQNNATSTDGANGILGALTSSNHSGSILDNLSGFFTGSDNSDGKGILGHIFGSQQKELEESISSRTGVSSGKVSQILILLAPIVMGYLGKLTQKNNVENTGGLTDMLSGMLGGTAGSSILSKILDQNGDGKLGLDDLGSFLSGDKKEGLGGIFGKIFGK
- a CDS encoding YcxB family protein, with translation MYLFNVNIEGLEKTPVYYLYFSSFFLVINPLLVYYTIYKQINSNIEFTEKIKYNFTNENINIDGETFSQIIYWREIKQIKKTQNWIFIFLKDKTIYIISIKNNTAQYSELENIISGQGF
- a CDS encoding GNAT family N-acetyltransferase, yielding MSEYELIDNTENNQYEIQIGRFTPRIEYIKTDDEIYLTHTEVPMELEGRGVGSGFLEQVLIDIDKQGLRLVPMCPFVAGYLKKHPEWKRLVVK